In a single window of the Melanotaenia boesemani isolate fMelBoe1 chromosome 22, fMelBoe1.pri, whole genome shotgun sequence genome:
- the si:dkeyp-72h1.1 gene encoding uncharacterized protein si:dkeyp-72h1.1 has translation MTNKAINTCDSGVGGASGEDVGSVQVGPSVISNSSSDWSTPPPVQAFLDSKECFPKLSRHLPSIVVEPMDVGEVESGELRWPPDDVSSDVTEDCQQQTGGSEEGAELQEQLMGGV, from the exons atGACCAACAAAGCCATAAACACCTGTGACTCGGGAGTGGGTGGAGCCTCAGGAGAAGATGTTGGGTCCGTACAG GTGGGACCCTCCGTCATCAGCAACTCGTCTTCTGATTGGTCCACTCCTCCGCCCGTTCAGGCCTTTCTAGACTCTAAGGAGTGTTTTCCAAAACTCTCCAGGCACCTCCCATCCATTGTGGTGGAGCCGATGGATGTTGGTGAGGTGGAGAGCGGAGAGCTCCGCTGGCCTCCTGATGATGTCAGCAGTGATGTCACAGAGGATTGTCAGCAGCAGACAG GTGGATCTGAAGAGGGGGCGGAGCTACAGGAGCAGTTGATGGGCGGGGTTTAA